From the Gouania willdenowi chromosome 19, fGouWil2.1, whole genome shotgun sequence genome, one window contains:
- the nptx2b gene encoding neuronal pentraxin-2b, producing the protein MFKFLFGCLCVCALCCGQPDDGKRYICRSVPLSGDASCPVTLLPDLNVGSQEEELRNTVMQLRETILQQKETISKQLGTINELTTKLSSCASTTDYRKYEKGGTWGKEKQNTMGDVPRDPNDSIDSLGKIMQGLKDRLENLEQQQMRANVSGAAFPSELKELLQRRLGELEKQLLKKVSNLEEEKSMLSNATAAYRLKTESTLNALVERISELEKGGGEFKSPEQFKLSLPQRTNYLYGRITKSLPEMYSFTLCMWIRSSASPGIGTPFSYGVPGQANEIVLIEWGNNPIELLINDKVAQMPLEVRDGKWHHICISWTTRDGQWEAYQDGEKLATGDNLAAWHPIKPGGVIILGQEQDVVGGRFDAGQAFVGELSQVNIWDRVLKPVEIQSMANCSSYISGNVISWLASNVEVFGRGAFKRPLELCQERLPNA; encoded by the exons ATGTTTAAGTTTTTGTTTggatgcctgtgtgtgtgcgctcttTGCTGCGGTCAGCCGGACGATGGGAAGCGGTACATCTGCCGGTCTGTGCCTCTCAGTGGCGATGCCAGCTGCCCCGTGACGCTCTTACCAGACCTGAACGTCGGAAGCCAAGAAGAAGAGCTCAGAAACACTGTCATGCAGCTACGAGAGacgattttacaacaaaaagaaaCGATATCCAAACAGCTGGGCACCATTAATGAACTGACCACCAAGCTGTCCAGCTGTGCTTCCACCACGGACTACAGAAAGTACGAAAAAGGTGGCACGTGGGGCAAGGAGAAGCAAAATACTATGGGTGATGTTCCCAGAGACCCGAATGACTCCATTGACAGTCTTGGTAAAATCATGCAAGGGCTGAAGGACCGCTTGGAGAACCTGGAG CAACAACAAATGAGGGCCAACGTATCTGGTGCAGCGTTCCCCAGTGAACTCAAAGAGCTGCTGCAGCGCCGACTGGGAGAGCTGGAGAAACAGCTCCTGAAGAAAGTCAGTAACTTGGAGGAGGAAAAGAGCATGCTGTCAAATGCCACGGCTGCCTACAGGCTGAAAACAGAGAGCACCCTGAACGCTCTGGTGGAGAGGATCAGTGAACTAGAGAAAG gaggaggagagtTTAAATCCCCAGAGCAGTTCAAACTATCCCTCCCTCAGCGAACCAACTACCTTTATGGCCGGATCACAAAAAGCCTTCCAGAGATGTACTCCTTCACTCTCTGCATGTGGATCAGATCCAGTGCCAGCCCAGGCATAGGCACGCCCTTTTCCTATGGTGTTCCTGGTCAAGCAAACGAGATTGTGCTGATTGAATGGGGCAATAATCCTATAGAGTTACTCATTAATGACAAG GTTGCCCAGATGCCCCTCGAGGTGCGTGATGGGAAGTGGCATCACATCTGCATCTCTTGGACGACACGTGACGGCCAGTGGGAAGCTTATCAAGACGGGGAGAAGCTGGCAACTGGTGACAACCTGGCTGCTTGGCATCCAATCAAACCTGGGGGCGTCATCATTCTGGGCCAGGAGCAA GATGTGGTGGGTGGACGATTTGATGCTGGCCAAGCTTTTGTGGGCGAGCTGAGCCAGGTGAACATTTGGGACCGTGTTCTGAAGCCAGTCGAGATCCAGTCTATGGCCAACTGCAGCTCTTATATCTCGGGAAATGTGATATCGTGGCTGGCAAGCAATGTGGAAGTTTTTGGGAGGGGGGCATTCAAGCGTCCTCTGGAGTTGTGTCAGGAGCGGTTGCCCAATGCTTGA